A single region of the Catharus ustulatus isolate bCatUst1 chromosome 35, bCatUst1.pri.v2, whole genome shotgun sequence genome encodes:
- the LOC117009734 gene encoding LOW QUALITY PROTEIN: natterin-3-like (The sequence of the model RefSeq protein was modified relative to this genomic sequence to represent the inferred CDS: deleted 1 base in 1 codon), whose translation MAPPQFLALLVLGAGILAISGISAVPAPGRSRAELPAPARPLSRSRRSDPARSWLRWVPFQGQLPPDAVSSWNRHSGRAEFVCSTRAHDCNLGSFDPERGPFCFYPWNEGERHSSEFQLLVNPGGFEALDWVATSFGSTPEGAVEGCPLIDLFVGRSPDGLGKASKEQQALFVAVDGEEIWYKWYEILVVRQGPADVSIANVSYNGSAALDSAEPAELAEVLTSNDACEATAKFVTLEEATEVERGWSAELPALAAARGVLRAAPLVLTDSGGWHLGEVTTVPWAGGASSGEFVSREHRVRQEIPARSECAVVLRGLRRQIRVPSRPGSPGNSARAASTACPWRDGRGASPSPTSALTWSAAARSPGSCRARIEGGKIAGILVSPPPKKKSPQIPGISQLPRGVYGINFTQNAAKCRFLSAFWVFSPQKSNSTQNPWVSGIFFP comes from the exons ATGGCGCCGCCCCAG ttcttgGCGCTCCTGGTGCTTGGTGCCGGAATTTTGGCAATTTCGGGAATTTCAGCGGTGCCAGCCCCGGGAAGGAGCCGCGCGGAGCTCCCTG CTCCCGCCCGGCCCCTCTCCCGCTCCCGGCGCTCCGATCCCGCCCGTTCCTGGCTGCGCTGGGTCCCGTTCCAGGGCCAGCTCCCTCCCGACGCCGTGTCCAGCTGGAACCGCCACTCCGGCCGCGCCGAGTTCGTCTGCTCCACCCGCGCCCACGACTGCAACCTGGGCTCCTTCGACCCCGAGCGCGGCCCCTTCTGCTTCTACCCCTGGAACGAGGGGGAGCGCCACAGCTCCGAATTCCAGCTCCTGGTCAACCCCGGCGGCTTCGAGGCGCTGGACTGGGTGGCCACGTCGTTCGGCAGCACGCCGGAGGGCGCGGTGGAGGGCTGCCCGCTGATCGACCTGTTCGTGGGC CGCAGCCCCGACGGGCTGGGCAAGGCctccaaggagcagcaggcGCTGTTCGTGGCCGTGGACGGCGAGGAGATCTGGTACAAGTGGTACGAGATCCTGGTGGTGCGCCAAGGCCCGGCCGACGTCTCCATCGCCAACGTGTCCTACAACGGCAGCGCCGCGCTGGACAGCGCCGAGCCCGCGGAGCTGGCCGAGGTGCTGACAAGCAACGACGCCTGCGAGGCCACCGCCAAATTTGTCACCTTGGAGGAGGCCACGGAGGTGGAGCGCGGTTGGAGCGCCGAGCTGCCGGCGTTGGCGGCCGCCCGCGGGGTTCTACGAGCGGCTCCGTTGGTTCTCACCGATTCGGGAGGGTGGCATTTGGGAGAAGTCACCACCGTGCCGTGGGCGGGCGGTGCCAGCTCCGGCGAGTTTGTGTCGCGCGAGCACCGCGTGCGCCAGGAGATCCCGGCGCGCTCCGAGTGCGCCGTGGTTCTGCGCGGGCTCCGGCGCCAGATCCGCGTCCCTTCTCGGCCTGGCTCACCCGGGAATTCCGCTCGGGCAGCCAGCACCGCGTGCCCATGGCGGGATGGGCGCGGAGCGTCGCCGTCACCGACGTCCGCGCTGACCTGGAGCGCTGCCGCCCGCTCGCCGGGCTCCTGCCGTGCCCGAATTGAGGGTGGGAAAATTGCTGGAATTCTGGTttcccccccaccaaaaaaaaaatccccacaaattcctggaatttctcAGCTTCCCCGCGGTGTTTACGGCATAAATTTCACCCAAAACGCAGCAAAATGTCGTTTTCTGTCcgcattttgggttttttctccccaaaaatccaacagCACCCAGAACCCTTGGGTTTCAGGGATCTTTTTCCCCTga